In Mongoliitalea daihaiensis, one DNA window encodes the following:
- the tnpA gene encoding IS200/IS605 family transposase: MSSYRQNFYHIIIGTKSNERVIPDKYCLDLYKYIWGFTKNKNCKLYQINGTEDHIHILTDIHPSICLADFIKGLKRAAGDWLKEHPEVRNFKGWRSGYGSFTVSFKEKSAVIQYIKNQKIHHRKESFYDEYKRLLDEHGVSFDEKYMLCD; this comes from the coding sequence ATGAGCTCCTATCGACAAAACTTCTATCATATAATCATTGGAACAAAGTCCAATGAACGTGTAATTCCAGACAAATATTGTCTAGACTTATACAAGTATATCTGGGGATTTACGAAAAATAAAAACTGTAAACTTTACCAAATCAATGGTACAGAAGATCATATTCATATTTTAACAGATATTCACCCTAGTATATGTTTAGCTGATTTTATAAAAGGGTTAAAAAGAGCAGCAGGCGATTGGCTAAAAGAGCATCCAGAAGTTAGAAACTTCAAAGGGTGGCGGAGTGGATATGGTAGTTTTACTGTAAGCTTTAAGGAGAAATCAGCTGTTATTCAATATATAAAAAATCAAAAGATACATCATCGAAAGGAGTCCTTTTATGATGAATACAAGAGATTATTAGATGAGCATGGAGTTTCATTTGATGAAAAGTATATGTTGTGTGATTGA
- a CDS encoding TlpA family protein disulfide reductase, producing the protein MKKHVTLMMLFFLAFVLAANAQSIIKAMRLSNSLDDLWEKGKIEKAVKNSIDLYAIDKDMFADRIHADLAQKIKKQNNQVGLNYLEQLYALDDVEVNQLIEPMLFWSRVLPTRDAEELASIQLELIQMQQEYQPDISRFELYVLLILQDLIKKEAIDQATTQTILEKNIQRLTADPWIYEVTTDRKKGENRAWKRYMIASSYATLFSHVEQRADYLAKAGDYSPDLNDQAYRGAYFYDALLLTGNTKEIGYKAKYQEFLLANDQEKVTLEMLAELTFSAPTDANMASLRVFYDNSGNEESFAQYWENYIHSKGRPIPRVRIPFETEVLDFAKTSDSWTYVYVWGTWCGPCVKDLPNLQAFYANNLEATNEKLKIYTLSFGSRNLQGFMKKNGYDFPVSEITHDMTEVLSIQGYPTKILISPEGNYVIIPFGFDWQSYLRNYVLL; encoded by the coding sequence ATGAAGAAACATGTTACTCTCATGATGTTGTTTTTTTTGGCTTTTGTATTGGCTGCAAATGCTCAGTCAATCATAAAAGCTATGCGCTTGTCGAATTCCTTGGATGATTTGTGGGAGAAGGGAAAGATTGAGAAGGCGGTTAAGAATTCTATAGACCTGTATGCTATTGACAAGGATATGTTTGCCGATAGAATTCATGCTGATTTAGCACAAAAGATTAAGAAACAGAACAATCAAGTTGGATTGAATTATCTGGAGCAATTATATGCATTGGATGATGTAGAGGTCAATCAACTTATTGAACCTATGTTGTTTTGGAGCAGAGTTTTACCCACAAGAGATGCTGAGGAATTAGCCAGCATACAGCTGGAGTTGATCCAAATGCAACAGGAATATCAACCAGATATTTCCCGTTTTGAGTTATATGTGCTCCTTATTTTGCAAGACCTGATTAAAAAAGAGGCAATTGATCAAGCTACAACCCAAACTATTTTAGAGAAAAACATCCAGCGATTGACGGCTGATCCTTGGATTTACGAAGTCACAACCGATCGTAAAAAGGGGGAAAACCGTGCATGGAAACGCTATATGATTGCGAGTAGTTATGCGACTTTATTTTCTCATGTAGAGCAACGTGCTGATTATCTTGCTAAAGCCGGGGATTACAGCCCAGATTTAAACGATCAAGCCTATCGTGGAGCCTATTTTTATGACGCTTTATTACTTACAGGCAATACCAAAGAAATTGGGTATAAAGCCAAGTATCAGGAATTTTTATTAGCCAATGATCAAGAAAAAGTAACTTTAGAGATGCTTGCCGAATTAACCTTCTCAGCGCCTACGGATGCCAATATGGCTTCATTGAGAGTATTCTACGACAACTCAGGTAATGAGGAGTCTTTTGCTCAGTATTGGGAGAATTATATTCACAGCAAGGGGAGGCCTATTCCAAGAGTCCGTATCCCGTTTGAAACAGAAGTGTTGGATTTTGCCAAGACATCGGATTCTTGGACCTATGTGTATGTGTGGGGTACCTGGTGCGGTCCTTGTGTCAAGGATTTACCGAATCTTCAAGCATTTTATGCTAATAATTTAGAAGCAACAAATGAAAAGTTGAAAATTTATACACTTTCATTTGGGTCAAGAAATCTGCAAGGTTTCATGAAGAAAAATGGCTATGACTTCCCTGTCAGTGAGATTACACATGATATGACCGAGGTGTTAAGTATCCAAGGTTACCCCACCAAGATACTGATTTCTCCAGAAGGGAATTATGTGATTATTCCATTTGGATTTGATTGGCAAAGTTATCTGAGGAATTATGTGTTGTTGTGA
- a CDS encoding M20/M25/M40 family metallo-hydrolase — protein sequence MNRLLVLSLLAFLHTPLLFAQKIEPVYTQKVEALVKDTRVQEAFAYIHEIDAQTIADMITLTEIESPSFHEAAKGKVFMEMLRQAGADEVWTDEVGNVIALRKGTNSTKTILVEGHLDTVFPFGTDVIVKQKGDTLFAPGISDANRALAVVVALLKTMHEKNIRTTHDIWFGGTVGEEGLGDLLGMKHLFREGAHPLAAHIAIDGGAVEDIVNAGIGSIRYKVTFKGPGGHSYGAFGIGNPHNALAKAVAAFVPQADTFTKSGPKTTYSVSVLGGGTSVNSIPYESWMLVDMRSESQERLQGINQLFLQAMEEGLKQENDIIRRGTPLTLEVEKVGDRPSGTADPSTELIQQVMAAAKFLSGNDPILSAGSTNANIAFSKGIPAVTIGRGGIGGGVHSLDEFWINKDGYLAIQHALVLMLMQGGF from the coding sequence ATGAATCGATTGCTTGTTTTATCACTGTTAGCATTTCTACACACTCCTTTGCTTTTTGCGCAGAAGATTGAGCCTGTATACACTCAGAAAGTTGAAGCACTTGTAAAGGATACCCGTGTCCAAGAGGCCTTTGCCTATATCCATGAGATTGATGCGCAGACAATAGCCGATATGATTACCTTGACGGAGATTGAATCCCCTTCTTTTCATGAGGCGGCCAAAGGGAAAGTGTTTATGGAGATGTTGCGTCAAGCAGGCGCAGATGAGGTGTGGACCGATGAAGTTGGAAATGTGATTGCGTTGAGAAAAGGGACCAACTCGACCAAAACCATTTTGGTGGAGGGACATTTGGATACGGTTTTTCCATTTGGCACGGATGTGATCGTCAAGCAAAAAGGAGATACGCTATTTGCTCCAGGAATTTCTGATGCAAACCGTGCTTTGGCTGTGGTGGTGGCTTTGCTCAAGACCATGCATGAGAAAAATATTAGAACTACTCACGATATTTGGTTTGGTGGTACCGTCGGGGAAGAAGGACTAGGAGATTTGTTGGGAATGAAACATTTATTTAGAGAGGGAGCGCATCCCTTGGCTGCACATATTGCCATCGATGGTGGCGCGGTGGAGGATATTGTGAATGCAGGAATTGGCTCCATTCGTTACAAAGTCACCTTTAAAGGACCTGGAGGACATTCTTATGGCGCCTTTGGTATTGGAAATCCTCATAATGCCTTGGCGAAAGCAGTGGCAGCATTTGTTCCTCAAGCCGATACTTTTACCAAGTCTGGTCCAAAAACCACTTACAGTGTCTCGGTTTTAGGGGGAGGTACTTCAGTCAATTCAATTCCTTACGAATCGTGGATGTTGGTTGATATGCGCTCCGAAAGTCAGGAACGCTTGCAAGGAATCAATCAGCTGTTTTTACAAGCCATGGAAGAAGGGCTGAAACAAGAAAATGATATCATCCGCAGAGGAACTCCCTTAACGCTCGAAGTAGAAAAAGTGGGCGACAGGCCATCCGGGACTGCTGATCCGAGCACCGAACTTATCCAACAGGTCATGGCAGCAGCTAAATTCCTTTCTGGAAATGATCCCATACTCAGTGCAGGTTCTACTAATGCCAATATTGCATTTTCCAAGGGTATTCCCGCTGTAACCATTGGTCGAGGAGGAATCGGAGGAGGCGTGCATAGTTTGGATGAATTTTGGATTAACAAAGATGGATACTTGGCGATTCAGCATGCCTTGGTGTTGATGTTGATGCAGGGGGGATTCTAG
- a CDS encoding zinc-dependent peptidase: protein MFLFSFLLDVVKRLYLGYRNVKYKLLGIELSFEQKDFLRKFFPYYAGLSPEHQKEFEERVFLFLEEKKIIPRGSLQEVPLKVKLLIAATAVKVSFGFRDFRFEYFDKILVYPDSYYSAINQRYHFGEVNPKLRIIVLSLVNFLEGVADPISGRNLGIHEIAHALKLENQIHFNNGSVVFNPTRWKAYTEHAYAQMDKIARGEQHTIFRAYAGTNKHEFFAVALELFFEKSAELKAYNPELYQSLVYLLKQDPMVLVRGDGR, encoded by the coding sequence ATGTTCCTTTTTTCATTCCTCCTAGATGTTGTAAAGCGGCTTTATTTGGGCTATAGAAATGTTAAATACAAGCTCTTGGGGATTGAATTATCCTTTGAGCAAAAGGATTTCTTACGTAAGTTTTTCCCCTATTACGCAGGCCTTTCTCCTGAACATCAAAAGGAATTTGAAGAGCGTGTATTCTTGTTTTTAGAAGAAAAAAAAATTATTCCAAGAGGAAGTCTCCAAGAAGTACCCCTCAAAGTCAAACTTTTAATTGCTGCGACTGCGGTGAAGGTTTCCTTTGGCTTTCGGGATTTTAGGTTTGAGTACTTTGATAAAATTCTAGTTTATCCAGACTCCTATTACTCGGCTATTAATCAACGCTATCATTTTGGCGAAGTCAATCCCAAATTGAGAATTATTGTGCTCAGTTTAGTCAATTTTCTGGAGGGAGTCGCTGACCCTATTTCGGGAAGGAATTTGGGGATCCATGAGATTGCCCATGCATTGAAACTGGAAAACCAGATTCATTTCAACAATGGAAGCGTAGTCTTTAACCCGACCCGCTGGAAAGCCTATACCGAACACGCCTATGCCCAAATGGACAAGATAGCAAGGGGTGAACAACACACCATTTTTCGAGCCTATGCTGGAACTAATAAACATGAGTTTTTTGCGGTTGCCCTTGAGTTGTTCTTTGAGAAATCAGCAGAACTAAAAGCATACAATCCGGAGTTGTATCAGTCTTTGGTGTATTTGCTGAAGCAGGATCCAATGGTGTTGGTGAGGGGAGATGGAAGATGA
- a CDS encoding DUF481 domain-containing protein, with protein MQFSTKTTLVPFLILIVSSLLPHFTDAQILNIERYRLQRDSTKNFIAKATGGLNIYNRSASAESPVNLFGYNWDFNSMYQPGKHAFVFVSKFDYLKINDSDFLNFGLLHGRVVFNRDRKSHLEAYTQYSFDNFRGLAPRWIVGGSWRQKVINSTKSTLIVGIGALKEWETWENPLEEEFVRVSFIKSANYLSLRQSINDFVDLNTVIYFQTGYDSDIRTLRNRLSGNINLNTKITDILSFTNSFEFSYEDKPIVPITPFIFAFRTGISLDF; from the coding sequence TTGCAATTTTCAACAAAAACTACCTTAGTCCCATTTCTGATTTTAATTGTTAGCTCTCTGCTTCCACACTTTACTGATGCCCAGATCCTCAATATCGAGCGCTACAGGCTCCAACGGGATAGTACAAAAAATTTTATTGCCAAAGCAACCGGAGGTTTAAACATTTACAATAGAAGTGCATCAGCCGAGTCTCCAGTTAATTTATTTGGTTACAACTGGGACTTCAACTCTATGTACCAGCCAGGTAAACATGCGTTTGTCTTCGTGTCTAAATTTGATTATTTGAAAATCAACGATTCGGATTTTCTAAATTTCGGATTGCTACATGGCCGAGTCGTATTCAATCGGGATAGAAAATCCCATTTGGAAGCTTATACCCAATACTCCTTTGATAATTTCAGAGGACTGGCCCCTCGATGGATTGTAGGGGGAAGTTGGAGGCAAAAAGTAATCAATTCAACCAAAAGCACGCTGATTGTAGGCATTGGAGCTTTAAAGGAGTGGGAAACTTGGGAAAACCCACTTGAAGAAGAGTTTGTACGTGTGAGTTTTATCAAAAGTGCCAATTACCTATCCTTACGACAAAGCATCAATGATTTTGTTGATTTAAATACGGTCATTTACTTCCAAACCGGCTATGATTCAGACATCCGCACACTCAGAAACCGGTTATCTGGAAATATTAATTTGAATACAAAAATCACGGATATCCTTTCATTCACCAATTCTTTCGAGTTTTCGTATGAAGACAAGCCAATTGTACCTATTACTCCTTTCATTTTCGCTTTTCGAACAGGAATTTCTCTCGATTTTTAA
- a CDS encoding DNA polymerase III subunit gamma/tau, translating into MENFVVSARKYRPSNFKSVVGQSHITTTLKNAIKNNHLAQAFLFCGPRGVGKTTCARILAKTINCQKRTADYEACNECDSCKAFNNNASFNIHELDAASNNSVDDIRNLVDQVRYAPQQGLYKVYIIDEVHMLSTAAFNAFLKTLEEPPSYAIFILATTEKHKIIPTILSRCQIFDFNRIQINDMAEHLRYISGEEKIEAEEEALRLIATKADGALRDALSIFDLIVTYSAGNKLTYQETISNLHILDYDYYFKVVDALLEESIAQVLLIFDEILKKGFDGHNFIVGLSEHLRDLLVCKDESTIQLIQVSENIKKRYLEQSQTATMSFLLSALNISNQCDIHYKGSKNQRLHVELALMKMAKLPHAISMATAADQSKKKV; encoded by the coding sequence ATGGAAAATTTTGTTGTTTCAGCTAGAAAGTATAGGCCTTCCAATTTTAAAAGTGTCGTAGGGCAAAGCCATATCACTACCACACTAAAAAATGCTATAAAAAACAATCACTTGGCCCAAGCCTTCCTCTTTTGCGGTCCTCGAGGAGTGGGGAAGACTACTTGTGCCCGTATTTTGGCAAAAACTATTAATTGCCAAAAGAGAACAGCTGACTATGAAGCATGCAATGAATGTGACTCCTGCAAGGCTTTCAACAACAATGCCTCCTTCAATATCCATGAATTGGATGCAGCCTCTAATAACTCCGTGGATGATATCCGTAATTTGGTAGATCAGGTTCGATACGCTCCGCAACAAGGACTTTATAAAGTCTATATCATAGATGAGGTACACATGCTTTCTACTGCCGCCTTCAATGCTTTCTTAAAAACATTGGAGGAACCACCTAGCTATGCGATTTTTATACTTGCTACAACAGAAAAACATAAAATCATCCCAACAATTCTGTCCCGTTGTCAGATTTTCGATTTTAATCGAATTCAGATCAATGATATGGCAGAACATCTCCGTTATATTTCTGGAGAGGAAAAAATTGAAGCAGAAGAAGAGGCCTTGCGATTGATTGCAACCAAAGCAGATGGTGCCTTGAGAGATGCTTTATCTATTTTTGATTTGATAGTTACTTATTCAGCAGGTAATAAATTAACCTACCAAGAGACTATCAGCAATCTTCACATCTTGGATTATGACTACTACTTTAAAGTGGTAGACGCCTTATTGGAAGAAAGTATCGCTCAGGTTTTGTTGATTTTTGATGAAATTTTAAAGAAAGGATTTGATGGCCATAATTTTATTGTAGGCTTGTCTGAGCATTTACGCGATTTATTAGTCTGTAAGGATGAGTCTACGATTCAACTGATCCAAGTATCCGAAAATATCAAAAAACGATATTTAGAGCAATCTCAGACCGCCACCATGTCCTTTTTGCTAAGTGCACTCAATATCAGCAATCAGTGTGATATTCACTACAAAGGCAGTAAAAACCAGCGGTTACATGTAGAATTGGCATTAATGAAAATGGCCAAATTACCACATGCCATTTCAATGGCTACAGCAGCTGATCAGTCAAAAAAAAAAGTCTGA
- a CDS encoding DNA polymerase III subunit gamma/tau, whose amino-acid sequence MTVKKTVVQKTIALPKSMAEAQANAKEKPQTTSPVHKHSSSEVLAETKEVPALAETFDLPKLKFVLSEIIEDFKSNHKNLEITVLKQDIKLEGERIIFQLNGEIQEEIFHKLKPELLGILRRKLNNYSIALAAALVEEDEESNAQRLYTNTDKLRFLLQKSPALGELQKRFGLETDF is encoded by the coding sequence ATGACCGTCAAGAAAACGGTCGTTCAAAAAACTATTGCTCTACCAAAAAGTATGGCAGAGGCACAAGCCAATGCCAAGGAAAAACCACAAACAACTTCACCTGTTCACAAGCATTCGTCATCTGAGGTGTTGGCAGAAACCAAAGAGGTCCCTGCGCTAGCGGAAACCTTTGACTTACCCAAACTCAAATTTGTTCTTTCCGAAATTATTGAAGACTTCAAATCCAATCATAAAAATCTTGAAATCACTGTATTAAAACAGGATATTAAACTTGAAGGCGAACGAATCATTTTTCAATTAAATGGGGAGATTCAGGAAGAAATCTTTCATAAACTCAAACCAGAGCTCCTTGGTATTCTTCGAAGAAAGTTAAACAACTACAGCATTGCTTTAGCCGCAGCACTGGTAGAGGAAGATGAAGAAAGCAATGCTCAACGCTTGTACACCAATACTGACAAACTAAGGTTCCTTCTTCAAAAATCACCAGCGTTGGGGGAATTGCAAAAACGATTTGGACTGGAAACGGACTTCTAA
- a CDS encoding DUF3078 domain-containing protein: MRRIFIGFLLFLGTFSFRGMAQVDDLLKADTLLISGDTIIMIGDSIIIKEKVRPIYWKKGGNFNLSIQQVSLSNWNAGGASNLALNTGTALFANYKKDAIIWDTNLTVNAGFNRISDRRFPTRKTNDNFIFISKYGRELTPRWYLSTQIDARTQLLPGFRFFRPPGAEEDARTRLSDFLAPAYVQSSTGLNYRKQYEKNNRLSLIASPFTGRFTIVMDDSLSTAGAFGVIPGERVLAEAGLSFSSQTDFEIFENIRWRADLNLFTNFERLGNFVVNVNSVISMRVNKYITTRIETILIYDERVFIQQESGPPRQAIQLQNMINFGIGIDF, encoded by the coding sequence ATGAGACGTATTTTTATCGGCTTCCTTTTGTTTTTGGGTACGTTCTCTTTTCGCGGAATGGCTCAAGTTGATGATTTATTGAAAGCTGATACATTATTAATCAGCGGAGATACAATCATCATGATTGGAGACTCCATCATCATTAAAGAAAAAGTACGACCCATTTATTGGAAAAAAGGTGGAAACTTTAATTTGAGTATCCAACAGGTAAGTTTATCCAATTGGAATGCTGGGGGGGCAAGTAATTTAGCATTAAATACCGGTACCGCTCTGTTTGCCAACTATAAAAAAGATGCCATTATTTGGGATACCAACTTGACCGTTAATGCAGGTTTCAATAGGATTTCTGACCGTCGATTTCCTACTCGAAAAACGAATGATAACTTTATCTTTATTTCCAAGTATGGACGTGAGCTAACACCTCGGTGGTACCTTTCTACTCAGATAGATGCCCGAACACAATTATTGCCAGGATTTCGTTTTTTCAGGCCGCCAGGAGCAGAGGAAGATGCCCGGACACGTTTGTCTGATTTCTTAGCGCCGGCCTATGTGCAGTCTTCTACGGGTTTAAACTATCGGAAACAATATGAGAAAAACAATCGCTTATCTTTAATTGCTTCTCCTTTTACCGGTCGTTTTACCATTGTTATGGATGACTCCTTGAGTACAGCGGGGGCCTTCGGGGTGATTCCGGGAGAACGGGTTTTAGCGGAGGCGGGATTGTCTTTTAGTTCTCAAACCGATTTTGAAATATTTGAAAATATTCGTTGGAGAGCTGATTTAAATCTTTTTACCAACTTTGAACGCTTGGGTAACTTTGTTGTTAATGTCAATTCTGTCATTTCCATGCGGGTTAATAAGTATATCACCACGCGAATTGAGACTATCTTAATCTATGATGAGCGGGTATTTATTCAGCAGGAATCAGGCCCTCCCCGTCAAGCTATACAGCTTCAGAATATGATTAATTTTGGGATTGGAATAGACTTTTAG
- a CDS encoding LysM peptidoglycan-binding domain-containing protein, giving the protein MRNRLQIIFFINLLLYLAPLGYAQQIPQVPREIVFADLRILINEQARREIQLDVDALYRNPTFFRVKAERVALYMPIVERELKNAGVPEDFKYLVIQESSLIPDAVSTSNAVGFWQFKQGTAEEVFLRVDAQVDERKNIASSTKGAALYVKKHNNQFDNWMCALVSYQMGLGGAKAYFGNQYNGKKVVEIDRNSHWYFKKFLAHKIAFEGRWQMFASSDGFLEEARIQGPVTLKALAPRLGVTEDHLKEYNKWASKGTVPGDKPYSVFYIKQGSATVTPAVRRNTTPTSESTASVTTVVSSSQEFPKISGNQQQATKPNQIKVNDLDGIQAAASMPQEALARQVGLKERKLRKINDLEKGEKIQEGQYYYTEPKRGSAEAKEHIVKPGETFWSISQMYGMKVATLKAKNRMREDNSLRPGMILYLQDHRKRNEDIRFVSATELKRLMGEEELVKSMPQGGNAIQSSAPRNETPAPALRKTVTHTVATGETLFRLSQRYAVSVEDIKKWNNLRDNTIRVGQKLTIYQ; this is encoded by the coding sequence ATGAGAAATAGACTACAAATAATATTTTTTATTAATCTACTATTGTATTTAGCACCTCTTGGTTATGCGCAACAAATACCGCAAGTGCCAAGGGAAATTGTATTTGCTGATTTGAGAATTTTGATTAACGAACAAGCCAGAAGAGAAATACAACTAGATGTAGATGCATTGTATAGAAATCCCACCTTTTTCCGGGTAAAAGCAGAGCGTGTTGCGTTATATATGCCTATTGTAGAGCGTGAGTTGAAAAATGCAGGCGTACCCGAGGATTTTAAATATTTGGTCATTCAAGAATCGAGTCTTATTCCGGATGCAGTTTCTACTTCCAATGCGGTTGGTTTTTGGCAGTTTAAGCAAGGAACTGCCGAGGAGGTTTTTTTACGGGTGGATGCGCAAGTGGATGAGCGAAAGAATATTGCTTCTTCGACGAAAGGGGCTGCTTTGTATGTGAAAAAGCACAATAACCAATTTGACAATTGGATGTGCGCGCTTGTATCCTATCAAATGGGTCTTGGAGGAGCTAAAGCTTATTTTGGAAATCAGTATAACGGAAAAAAAGTGGTTGAAATCGATCGAAACTCTCATTGGTATTTCAAAAAGTTTTTGGCCCATAAAATTGCTTTTGAAGGAAGATGGCAGATGTTTGCCAGTTCGGATGGTTTTTTGGAAGAAGCCAGAATTCAGGGGCCAGTTACGTTAAAAGCATTGGCCCCAAGATTAGGAGTTACGGAAGATCATTTGAAAGAATATAATAAATGGGCTTCTAAAGGTACAGTTCCCGGAGACAAGCCTTATTCCGTTTTTTATATAAAGCAAGGTTCAGCCACAGTAACCCCAGCAGTCAGGAGAAATACCACTCCCACTTCTGAAAGCACTGCCTCGGTCACCACAGTTGTGAGTTCTTCTCAAGAATTTCCAAAAATTTCAGGAAATCAGCAGCAGGCTACCAAACCTAATCAGATTAAGGTAAATGATCTGGATGGGATTCAAGCTGCTGCATCCATGCCTCAAGAGGCTTTGGCAAGGCAGGTTGGCCTGAAAGAGCGAAAACTCAGGAAAATCAATGACTTAGAAAAAGGGGAAAAAATCCAAGAGGGGCAATATTATTACACCGAGCCAAAACGAGGAAGTGCGGAGGCAAAGGAACATATTGTCAAACCAGGAGAAACCTTTTGGTCGATCTCTCAGATGTATGGGATGAAGGTTGCTACCCTCAAGGCAAAAAATAGAATGCGGGAGGATAATTCTTTAAGGCCGGGGATGATTTTATATTTGCAGGACCACCGTAAGCGCAATGAAGATATTCGATTCGTTTCGGCAACAGAATTAAAACGTTTGATGGGAGAGGAAGAACTTGTAAAATCAATGCCACAGGGAGGGAATGCCATCCAATCCTCCGCTCCAAGAAATGAAACCCCTGCTCCAGCTCTAAGAAAAACCGTCACACATACCGTAGCGACAGGAGAGACACTGTTTCGTTTAAGCCAGCGCTATGCTGTAAGTGTGGAAGATATCAAGAAATGGAATAACTTGCGGGATAATACCATTCGTGTTGGTCAAAAACTCACTATTTATCAATAA
- a CDS encoding O-methyltransferase, producing MEFIDERLLAYCEHHTSQEDDLLRHITRDTHAKVLMPRMLSGHLQGKVLELWVKMLQPKVILEIGTYTGYSGICMARGLQEDGKLITLDINDELETMVRGFFKLSGLEHKIDYRLGNALEVIPTLEDRFDMVFIDADKANYIPYYNLIIDRVNPGGIILADNVLWSGKVLVTPGQKIDKDTQALLDYNRMVEEDSRVENVLLPIRDGLMMARKL from the coding sequence ATGGAATTTATCGACGAGCGCTTATTAGCTTATTGTGAACATCATACAAGCCAAGAAGATGATTTACTAAGGCATATAACACGAGACACCCATGCAAAGGTCTTGATGCCCCGTATGTTGTCCGGACATCTACAGGGTAAAGTTTTAGAATTATGGGTTAAGATGTTACAACCCAAGGTGATCTTAGAAATTGGTACCTATACTGGGTACTCTGGTATATGCATGGCCCGCGGACTCCAAGAGGACGGGAAGTTAATCACCTTAGATATCAACGATGAGCTGGAAACTATGGTGAGAGGTTTTTTTAAACTATCTGGTTTGGAGCATAAAATAGATTACCGATTGGGCAATGCACTGGAAGTCATTCCTACATTGGAAGACCGGTTTGATATGGTATTTATCGATGCTGATAAAGCAAATTATATTCCCTACTACAATCTGATAATCGACCGTGTCAATCCAGGTGGCATCATTTTGGCTGACAATGTGTTGTGGTCTGGCAAGGTATTGGTGACACCTGGTCAAAAAATAGATAAGGACACACAGGCATTGTTGGATTATAACCGTATGGTGGAGGAAGACTCTCGGGTAGAAAATGTATTGTTGCCGATAAGAGATGGTTTGATGATGGCTAGGAAGTTATGA